A genomic region of Oryza glaberrima chromosome 1, OglaRS2, whole genome shotgun sequence contains the following coding sequences:
- the LOC127768810 gene encoding uncharacterized protein LOC127768810 has translation MAATADPRAKPPTAHHLKPWVPTPTPRSHRVPSLPAVSGGGGGGARPARDRRRSSSSSSHRRGGTTTDAGAVDEEEVVEAYDGGLEDLRAKLMGHIKDVADRLHLPQPKPQPRSPEPETPPAPAPLPPPPPPPPDTSVAAAARPWNLRERKRRPSARGSTAASPTTAWARRADTTRGGGERPPFAVALAAEEIEEDMYALTGGRPRRRPRKRPRVVQRQLDSLFPGLWLTEITADAYKVPDD, from the exons ATGGCGGCGACCGCGGATCCGAGGGCGAAGCCGCCGACGGCGCACCACCTGAAGCCGTGGGTGCCCACCCCGACGCCTCGTTCCCACCGCGTGCCGTCCTTGCCGGCAGTctccggaggaggcggaggcggcgctaggCCCGCCCGCGAtcggcgccgctcctcctcctcgtcgtcccaCCGACGGGGCGGCACCAccaccgacgccggcgccgtagatgaggaggaggtggtggaggcttACGACGGCGGGCTAGAGGATCTACGAGCGAAGCTCATGGGCCACATCAAGGACGTCGCCGACCGCCTCCACCTTCCTCAACCGAAGCCGCAGCCTCGGTCGCCGGAGCCCGAGACGcctccggcaccggcgccgctcccaccgcctccgcctcctccacctgaTACatctgtggcggcggcggccaggccgTGGAACCTTAGAGAGCGGAAGCGCCGTCCCTCGGCCCGCGGTagcacggcggcgtcgcccACGACGGCGTGGGCGAGACGAGCGGACACCACACGGGGTGGCGGCGAGCGACCGCCGTTCGCGGTGGCACTCGCGgcggaggagatcgaggaggacATGTACGCCCtgaccggcggccggccgcggcggcggcctcggaaACGGCCTCGCGTCGTCCAGCGGCAGCTCGAT TCGCTGTTCCCGGGGCTGTGGCTGACCGAGATCACCGCCGACGCCTACAAGGTCCCCGACGACTAG